CATGGATGTACCTCTCACTGTCAATTACGGCCTGCATGGCAACGCACCAACAGCCGGTGGCGGCAGCGAAGGTGCGCTGTCTTACTCCGTTGGCGTCAAACTCACTTATGCCCAGTTGTATGAATTCGGCCTGCGTTATGCCGATACAGCGGCCCAACCGAAGAACCTGGCCAATGGCACCGTCGCCGGTAACGGTAACGTAGGTGGTGAAGACCGCGGCTGGCTGGCTTTTACCTTCAAGACCTCCTTCTGATAAATCAAACAAGAATCGGAGAACGTGTTCATGAAACGTCCACTTGCATTAACTGCCGTCCTGATGAGTTTTGCGACCTGTAGCCTCACAGCCGCCGCTGCTGGCGACGCCTCGGACCTGGGTAAGAGCCTGACGCAGTTCGGAGCGATTCAGGCCGGTAACGCCGATGGCACGATCCCCGCTTACGAGGGCGGCCTGACCACCGCACCAGCGGGTTTCAAGCCCGACAGCGGGTTTTGGGTTGATCCGTTCAAGGATGAAAAACCCCTGTTTCGCATTGACGCCAAAAATGTCGACAAGTATGCGGACAAGCTCAGCGAAGGGCAGAAAACCCTGATCAAGAAATACCCGACTTACTACATCGACATTTACCCAAGCCATCGCACCACCGCCTATCCCAAAGCGGTGCTCGATGCCACCGTGCGTAACGCCGGCAGCTGCACGATCCAGAAAGACGGCCTAGCCGTTGATCCATCCTGCCGTGGCGGCCTGCCGTTTCCGATTCCGAAGACCGGCAACGAAGTGATGTGGAACCAGCAGGTGCGCTACAAGATCGGCACCGGCTACTCGACCACGTCTTCGTCCAACAGCTGGGTAGTCGACGCCAACGGCTCGATCACCAAGACCGCCGAACAGGCGACATTCGAAGAAACCCCGTACTACCAGGTGACTCAAGCGGATCGCGATCCACTGATGTACGCCCGGGTGTTCTCGCGCAATGACTATCCGGCCCGGCGCTCCGGTGAAGTGGTGGTGCTCACTGACTTCCTCGATCCGTTGGCAAAGGCCCGTCGTTCGTTCAGTTATTCCCCAGGCCAGCGCCGGGTAAAACTGGCACCGGAATTTGCATTCGATACGCCCGTGGCCAGCCAGGGCGGTGTGACGCTGTTCGACGAACTGCAAATGTTCTCCGGCAGCCAGGACCGCTTTGACTACAAGCTGGTTGGTCGCAAGGAAATGTACATCCCGTACAACGCTTACAAGTTCTACTTTGGCGTCGGCAAGCAGGAAGATCAGTTCATGCCGCACCACGCCAACCCGGCGAACGAGCGTTGGGAGCTGCATCGGGTGTGGGTCGTGGAAGCGACGTTGAAGCCGGGCATGCGCCACGTCTACAGCAAACGCACCTATTACCTGGATGAAGATACTTTCGGGGTCGGCCTGTATGACGCCTGGGACAAGAGCGGCGCGTTGTATCGCTCGATCTTCCTCAGCGGCGTTCAGCTCTACGACAAAAACATTCCCTACAACGTGAAAAACGTCGTGTATGACTTCAACAAAGGCATGTACGCGTTGCTCAACGATGGTTTGAAAGGCGGCTACAAGTTCATCGACAAACCACTCTCCGAGCGTGACATGAACCCTGAAGCCATTGTGGCCCGGGTCACCCAGCGCTGATGTGATTTCGCCTGTCCTGCCTGCCGGTTTGCGCATCAAGCCGGGCAGGCAGAACAGGTGAGTTTGCCACGCGGGATGGTTAAGGAATAAAAATAATGACTAGCCCTTGCCCTGCTTCTTTTCTTCTTTCTACTTCGCGCCTGCTCCTGGCTGTCGCGTTGACGGTCGGCGCGAGCTCATTGCTGACAACGCCTGCCTACAGCGCCGCCGCGTTGTCGGCCGACTCGCTCGACGTGCCAGCGCAGCGGGTCGATGAACACCTGCCCGCACCCTTGCTGTCGGTCGCCACGGCGGGCAACACGATGATCGGCGTCGGCCTGCACGGGTTGATCCAGCGCTCCACCGATGAAGGCCGCACTTGGCAACAGGTCGCTAGCCCGGTGTCCAGCGATCTGGTGCAAGTACGGTTTCGCGGCGAGCGTGATGGCTGGATCGTCGGTCACGATGCGGTGGTCATGCACACCACCGACGGCGGTGAAAGCTGGCAAGTGCAACTCGACGGGCGCCGCCTGTTGACCTTGCTTAACGCTTACTACGGCCCTCGCGCTGAACAAGGCGATGAAGTCGCCGCCCAGATGCTCAAGGAAGTGGCGATGGCCGCCAGTACCTCGGCGACGCCGGACGTGTTGGCCGCACCCTTTCTCGATGTGATGTTCGATGAGCACGGCAGCGGGTTTGCCGTGGGTGCCTTCGGCATGTTGTTGCACAGCACGGACGACGGCCAGAACTGGCAACCGTGGACCGAGCGCAGTGACAACGATCGGCGCATGCACCTGTATGGCCTGGCGGAACAGGCCGGCACTTTTTACATCGGCGGTGAGCAGGGTCTGCTGCTGCGCCTGGATGGTCAGCAACAACGTTTCGTGAAAATCGATACGCCCTACACAGGCACGTACTTCGGCGTGCGCGCCTTCGACGGTCTGCTGCTGGCGTACGGACTGCGCGGCAATCTGTTTGCCAGCCGTGATGACGGCCAGCAGTGGCAGCCGGTGGCAACCAATCTCAATAGCAGCCTCGTCAGCATCGTCGAGCAGGGTGATGCCTTGATCGTCGTGAGCCAGGGTGGGCAACTGGTCAGTGTTGACCGGCAGAGTTTGCAGGTCACGCCGCTGGCAGACGCGCGGGTAGGCGAGGTGTATGCAGCCAGTGCCACCAAACAGGCTGGGAGCCTGCTTGTCACGCGCTTCAGCGGCGCCAAGGTCATCGATATCGCCCAGGCCAACTAACGCCGTCGGCACGATTCCCCTACGAGAAAGAAAAAATGGTCGAGCAAAAATTCAACAGCGGGATGCCAGTGATTGCCAACCTGGAGGACTTTGACAAAAACTCCGGTGGCTGGTTTGAACG
This region of Pseudomonas mandelii genomic DNA includes:
- a CDS encoding DUF1329 domain-containing protein; translated protein: MKRPLALTAVLMSFATCSLTAAAAGDASDLGKSLTQFGAIQAGNADGTIPAYEGGLTTAPAGFKPDSGFWVDPFKDEKPLFRIDAKNVDKYADKLSEGQKTLIKKYPTYYIDIYPSHRTTAYPKAVLDATVRNAGSCTIQKDGLAVDPSCRGGLPFPIPKTGNEVMWNQQVRYKIGTGYSTTSSSNSWVVDANGSITKTAEQATFEETPYYQVTQADRDPLMYARVFSRNDYPARRSGEVVVLTDFLDPLAKARRSFSYSPGQRRVKLAPEFAFDTPVASQGGVTLFDELQMFSGSQDRFDYKLVGRKEMYIPYNAYKFYFGVGKQEDQFMPHHANPANERWELHRVWVVEATLKPGMRHVYSKRTYYLDEDTFGVGLYDAWDKSGALYRSIFLSGVQLYDKNIPYNVKNVVYDFNKGMYALLNDGLKGGYKFIDKPLSERDMNPEAIVARVTQR
- a CDS encoding YCF48-related protein; its protein translation is MTSPCPASFLLSTSRLLLAVALTVGASSLLTTPAYSAAALSADSLDVPAQRVDEHLPAPLLSVATAGNTMIGVGLHGLIQRSTDEGRTWQQVASPVSSDLVQVRFRGERDGWIVGHDAVVMHTTDGGESWQVQLDGRRLLTLLNAYYGPRAEQGDEVAAQMLKEVAMAASTSATPDVLAAPFLDVMFDEHGSGFAVGAFGMLLHSTDDGQNWQPWTERSDNDRRMHLYGLAEQAGTFYIGGEQGLLLRLDGQQQRFVKIDTPYTGTYFGVRAFDGLLLAYGLRGNLFASRDDGQQWQPVATNLNSSLVSIVEQGDALIVVSQGGQLVSVDRQSLQVTPLADARVGEVYAASATKQAGSLLVTRFSGAKVIDIAQAN